One genomic window of Candidatus Nitrospira inopinata includes the following:
- the rsmI gene encoding 16S rRNA (cytidine(1402)-2'-O)-methyltransferase yields the protein MSLKQSQQRREGILYLVAVPIGHADDITLRALQVLRDADLIASEDPVATRRLLAHHGIDTTLTSYGPTGIKQKAAVLIDRLKQGWRIVLVSDCGSPMIADPGSILVTSAHAHDVRVMSIPGPSALTAALSVAGLPTDCFLFLGQLPDSKRAIRRRLAGHLAGETAIVAFCTIDSLPCALRTIAEMAPRRYLTLACDLTAPHERTLRGTARQIQNLLASHPAFSDITLIISGRTKRKERRRTRKAESLNHSLSSRRISTR from the coding sequence ATGAGCCTTAAGCAGAGTCAACAAAGGAGGGAAGGGATCCTCTATCTTGTCGCTGTGCCGATCGGGCATGCCGACGATATCACGTTGCGCGCCCTTCAAGTTCTACGTGATGCCGATCTCATCGCGTCAGAAGACCCGGTTGCCACCCGTCGATTACTGGCCCATCATGGCATCGACACGACGTTGACAAGTTACGGACCGACGGGCATTAAGCAGAAAGCAGCGGTTCTAATCGATCGCTTGAAGCAGGGCTGGCGAATCGTTCTTGTATCGGATTGCGGGTCACCGATGATTGCCGATCCCGGCTCCATCTTGGTGACCTCCGCCCATGCACACGACGTTCGCGTCATGTCGATTCCTGGACCGTCGGCCCTGACGGCGGCGCTTTCTGTCGCAGGACTTCCAACCGACTGTTTCCTATTTCTTGGGCAGCTACCGGACTCAAAACGAGCTATTCGCCGTCGCCTTGCCGGCCATCTGGCCGGTGAAACCGCAATCGTCGCCTTTTGCACGATCGACTCGCTGCCTTGCGCGCTACGCACGATCGCGGAGATGGCCCCCCGACGTTACCTCACGTTAGCCTGCGACCTGACCGCTCCCCACGAGCGAACCCTGAGAGGGACCGCTCGCCAGATACAAAATCTGCTGGCGTCACACCCCGCCTTCTCCGACATTACGCTCATCATCAGTGGGAGGACAAAAAGAAAGGAACGGAGGCGGACACGCAAGGCTGAAAGCCTGAATCACTCATTGTCCTCCCGACGAATCAGCACGCGATAA
- the tilS gene encoding tRNA lysidine(34) synthetase TilS, which translates to MTTAVSRATGHPPRTGWPPLLRRVVRTIRTRRLFEPGRHLLVAVSGGPDSMALLSLLNRLKPSWRLTLTVVHYNYGLRGAESDGDQACVEDLCRRWDLPLFVERLDVGSRPRGVSLQSAARELRYEAMMKRALVCGADRIALGHTADDQAETVLLWMLRGAGLTGVSGMPSCRNHLFVRPLYETRRADVLAYLRDEGVPFRWDSSNEKSIYLRNRIRHEIMPVLEKVVPSAVEALCRLADLCVEDDRYLERQIAALCEGRITRFPDGRKAVDRSFFKSLPRAVQRRVVRNLCKECDVSGRPPAMKAVESLLRIANGPTACSSMRVASVEATVERDRLYVAPSKFGANFGEPAGVSSAGTAPMALAIPGSVVWPETGHRIEAFKIKKKDFRPLAGRDRTRIVVDASRISEGLVVRSWKPGDRFCPFGMGGRSKKLQDFFTDLKMPVRERRRVPIVEAPEGIVWVVGYRQDDRWSVDEKTEWCVVLGVREPVAVKES; encoded by the coding sequence ATGACGACGGCGGTTTCACGAGCCACGGGTCATCCCCCCAGAACGGGGTGGCCTCCCTTGCTCCGGCGGGTCGTCAGGACCATTCGGACGAGGCGCTTGTTCGAACCGGGCCGGCACCTGCTCGTGGCGGTCTCCGGGGGGCCGGACTCGATGGCTCTGTTGTCGCTGCTCAATCGACTGAAACCTTCCTGGCGGTTGACCCTCACGGTGGTCCATTACAACTATGGGTTACGGGGAGCCGAATCCGACGGCGATCAAGCCTGCGTTGAGGACCTGTGTCGTCGCTGGGACCTGCCGTTGTTCGTCGAGCGGCTGGACGTCGGCTCTCGCCCGCGAGGAGTCTCTCTACAATCGGCGGCTCGGGAGCTGCGTTATGAGGCGATGATGAAGAGGGCCCTCGTTTGCGGGGCGGATCGGATTGCCCTGGGACACACCGCTGACGATCAGGCAGAAACCGTTCTGCTGTGGATGCTCCGCGGGGCCGGACTGACCGGAGTATCCGGCATGCCGTCTTGTCGAAACCATCTCTTTGTCAGGCCGTTGTATGAAACGAGGCGAGCGGACGTGCTCGCCTACCTTCGCGATGAGGGTGTGCCGTTTCGATGGGATTCCAGCAATGAAAAGTCCATTTACCTGCGAAATCGGATCAGGCACGAGATTATGCCGGTCTTGGAGAAGGTGGTTCCGTCTGCCGTCGAGGCCCTGTGCCGGCTCGCCGATCTTTGCGTGGAAGATGACCGATACCTCGAAAGACAGATCGCCGCTCTGTGTGAGGGAAGGATCACGCGATTCCCCGATGGAAGGAAAGCGGTGGACCGATCGTTTTTTAAGAGTCTGCCGCGCGCCGTTCAAAGACGTGTTGTCAGGAATCTGTGTAAAGAGTGTGACGTGAGTGGTCGTCCCCCGGCCATGAAGGCGGTGGAGTCTCTTCTCCGTATCGCGAACGGACCGACGGCGTGTTCTTCCATGCGCGTGGCATCCGTCGAGGCGACCGTTGAAAGAGACCGATTGTACGTTGCTCCTTCCAAATTCGGCGCCAATTTCGGCGAGCCGGCCGGCGTTTCTTCGGCCGGGACGGCGCCAATGGCGCTTGCGATTCCAGGATCCGTTGTCTGGCCTGAAACCGGTCATCGCATCGAGGCTTTCAAGATCAAAAAGAAAGATTTCCGGCCGCTCGCAGGAAGGGATAGAACGAGAATCGTGGTGGATGCAAGCAGAATTTCTGAAGGGTTGGTCGTGCGGAGTTGGAAGCCGGGAGATCGTTTTTGTCCGTTCGGCATGGGAGGGCGGTCGAAAAAACTCCAGGATTTTTTCACGGACCTGAAAATGCCGGTCCGGGAGAGGCGTCGCGTGCCGATCGTGGAGGCTCCGGAGGGCATCGTATGGGTCGTCGGGTACAGACAGGACGATCGGTGGTCCGTGGATGAGAAGACCGAATGGTGCGTGGTGCTCGGCGTGCGGGAGCCTGTGGCGGTGAAGGAGAGCTAA
- a CDS encoding CBS domain-containing protein: protein MVPVKSFMIPREKFVTVQRDTDAQTAARIMRDKGIGSLFVTNDREIIGIVTDTDMMRRVVAAGADATKTTVEQIMSAPIMTIEDNKTLLDANDLMAQSHVRHLGVSRDGKLVGMISVRDLVVFLTNLPRKK, encoded by the coding sequence ATGGTTCCAGTGAAGTCATTCATGATTCCACGAGAAAAATTCGTGACGGTGCAGCGGGATACGGACGCCCAGACGGCGGCCAGGATTATGCGCGACAAGGGGATCGGCAGCCTGTTCGTGACCAACGATCGTGAGATCATCGGTATTGTGACGGATACGGACATGATGCGTCGGGTCGTGGCCGCCGGGGCGGATGCCACCAAGACGACGGTGGAACAGATCATGTCCGCTCCTATCATGACCATCGAAGATAACAAAACGCTTCTCGACGCCAATGACTTGATGGCTCAGTCTCATGTGCGTCATCTGGGAGTGAGTCGAGACGGAAAACTGGTCGGGATGATTTCCGTCCGTGATCTTGTCGTGTTTTTGACGAATCTGCCTCGGAAGAAGTAA
- a CDS encoding sulfurtransferase TusA family protein, with protein sequence MSDGGKPQALYESDEELDLRGVICPYNFVKTKLKLETMKQGQVLSVLLDDGDPIRNVPQSVENEGHTILALEQIDRVYRVLIRREDNE encoded by the coding sequence ATGAGCGACGGTGGGAAGCCTCAGGCTCTCTATGAATCGGATGAAGAACTCGACCTCCGCGGCGTCATTTGTCCCTATAATTTCGTCAAGACGAAGCTTAAATTAGAAACAATGAAGCAAGGACAGGTCCTCTCTGTCTTGCTGGACGACGGCGATCCGATCAGAAATGTTCCTCAAAGCGTTGAGAACGAAGGCCACACGATCCTGGCGTTGGAGCAGATCGATCGAGTTTATCGCGTGCTGATTCGTCGGGAGGACAATGAGTGA
- the cobA gene encoding uroporphyrinogen-III C-methyltransferase produces the protein MKAERAKGKVYLVGAGPGDPKLLTIRGLECLKRADVVLYDYLANSELLKHASNETERIYVGRRGRGKYPDQDEITRLLIERARQGKVVVRLKGGDPFVFGRGGEEAEALASAGVDFEIVPGVTAAIAAPAYAGIPVTHRTMASTVTFVTGHEDPEKPSRGVEWPRLATSRGTLVFLMGVKNLASIAANLVAEGRSPDTPAAVIRWGTRASQQTIVGTLANIAAKAEAAKLEPPAVIVVGEVVLLRSQLNWFETKPLFGKRVLMTRAQEQAWELAELLAAHGAEPIEAPTIRITPPAEWGAVDRAIAEIGSYDWIIFTSVNGVNRFMTRLRASGLDARCLAGRVICCIGPRTAQEIEKFGVKADVLPTDYQAEGIIGALDGLNARSMRVLIPRAEVAREVLPDELRARGAHVDVVSVYRTVIPNGDGEPWRRLLAEGQVHVVTFTSSSTVRNFVTMVGGEEQAIALLRSVVVAVIGPITARTLEEFGMTASIMPDENTIPALVDAIVRYYESRANVAARTSETIQRP, from the coding sequence ATGAAAGCCGAAAGAGCAAAGGGCAAGGTATATTTGGTCGGCGCCGGACCGGGCGACCCCAAGCTGTTGACCATTCGCGGCTTGGAGTGCCTCAAACGAGCGGACGTGGTGCTCTACGATTATCTGGCGAATTCGGAACTTCTGAAACACGCGTCGAATGAGACGGAGCGGATCTATGTCGGCCGGCGGGGGCGAGGAAAGTATCCTGATCAAGATGAGATCACCCGATTGTTGATCGAGCGGGCGCGGCAAGGAAAAGTTGTCGTGCGACTCAAAGGCGGAGATCCGTTCGTGTTTGGACGGGGAGGCGAAGAAGCGGAGGCTCTGGCGTCGGCCGGCGTCGATTTTGAAATTGTTCCCGGCGTCACGGCCGCGATCGCGGCTCCGGCCTATGCCGGGATTCCCGTCACTCACAGAACCATGGCTTCGACGGTGACGTTTGTGACCGGACACGAAGATCCGGAGAAGCCATCAAGGGGAGTGGAATGGCCTCGGCTCGCAACCAGCCGTGGCACGCTCGTGTTTCTGATGGGCGTCAAGAATCTCGCGTCGATTGCAGCCAATTTGGTGGCCGAAGGACGATCGCCCGACACGCCGGCGGCGGTGATTCGGTGGGGAACCAGAGCCTCACAACAGACAATCGTCGGGACGTTGGCCAACATTGCCGCCAAGGCGGAGGCGGCGAAACTTGAGCCGCCGGCGGTGATCGTCGTAGGGGAAGTGGTGCTTCTCCGGTCACAGCTCAATTGGTTCGAGACCAAGCCGCTCTTTGGGAAGCGTGTGTTGATGACAAGGGCTCAAGAGCAGGCCTGGGAACTGGCCGAGCTGCTGGCCGCGCATGGCGCCGAGCCGATCGAAGCTCCCACAATCCGGATCACGCCGCCGGCCGAGTGGGGGGCGGTCGATCGGGCCATCGCCGAGATCGGTTCCTATGACTGGATCATCTTCACCAGCGTCAACGGCGTGAATCGATTCATGACCAGATTGCGTGCGAGCGGATTGGACGCGCGTTGTCTGGCCGGCCGGGTGATTTGTTGTATCGGGCCCCGCACGGCTCAAGAGATCGAGAAGTTCGGAGTCAAGGCGGACGTCCTTCCGACCGATTACCAGGCGGAAGGCATCATCGGCGCCCTGGATGGGTTGAATGCCCGATCGATGCGCGTCCTTATCCCACGAGCGGAAGTGGCGCGTGAAGTGCTCCCGGACGAATTGCGGGCCCGAGGGGCTCATGTCGATGTCGTATCAGTGTATAGGACGGTGATACCGAACGGAGACGGTGAACCCTGGCGGCGACTGTTGGCTGAGGGGCAGGTCCATGTGGTCACGTTTACCAGCTCATCCACGGTCCGCAATTTCGTGACAATGGTGGGAGGAGAGGAGCAGGCTATCGCCCTCTTGCGATCGGTCGTCGTGGCCGTGATAGGACCGATTACGGCGAGGACCCTGGAGGAGTTCGGCATGACGGCCTCGATCATGCCCGATGAAAATACGATTCCGGCGTTGGTCGATGCCATCGTGCGGTATTATGAGAGCCGGGCGAACGTTGCGGCAAGAACGTCGGAGACGATACAGCGACCATAA
- a CDS encoding bifunctional riboflavin kinase/FAD synthetase, protein MKVTHGYQHEIARPYPVVTIGNFDGHHIGHRALLQAVVETARKVGGTALVLTFDPHPVRILAPHVNLRFLTDPEEKLGFFRAAGVEEVVFVEFTRSFAALPPEAFVEQVLVQGLHAKELFVGRHFVFGHNRAGKVEDLVVLGARHGVLVHPMDPVLAGGTIVSSTRIRQLIQAGSVDQAAPLLGRRYTVAGMVSRGAQRGHEIGWRTANLRLPADRVMPPDGVYATVALWKERRYDSISYIGTRPTFGAGERLLEVHLFDEEPDLYGERIVVEFVGRVRGDVRFSGTEALSRQITLDVESARELLRNIQPTQAAQATAAQATMEKQ, encoded by the coding sequence ATGAAGGTGACGCACGGATATCAGCACGAGATTGCGCGACCCTATCCGGTCGTCACGATCGGGAATTTTGACGGTCATCACATAGGGCATCGGGCCCTCTTGCAAGCCGTGGTCGAAACGGCTCGGAAAGTCGGAGGCACCGCTCTGGTCCTGACCTTCGACCCGCACCCGGTGAGGATCCTGGCTCCGCACGTGAATCTCCGATTCTTGACCGATCCGGAGGAAAAACTGGGGTTCTTCCGGGCAGCCGGCGTCGAGGAGGTCGTCTTCGTGGAGTTTACCCGGTCGTTTGCCGCTCTGCCGCCCGAAGCGTTTGTGGAGCAGGTGCTTGTGCAAGGGTTGCATGCAAAAGAATTGTTCGTTGGACGGCACTTTGTCTTCGGCCACAACCGAGCGGGAAAGGTGGAGGATCTGGTGGTATTGGGTGCGCGCCACGGTGTTCTCGTTCATCCGATGGATCCGGTGCTGGCCGGCGGAACCATCGTCAGCTCGACAAGAATCCGTCAGTTGATTCAAGCGGGATCGGTGGACCAGGCGGCGCCGTTGCTTGGTCGCCGCTATACCGTGGCCGGCATGGTCTCCCGCGGGGCGCAGAGGGGGCATGAGATAGGATGGCGAACGGCCAACCTTCGGCTTCCCGCTGATCGCGTCATGCCCCCGGACGGCGTCTATGCCACCGTCGCTTTGTGGAAGGAGCGCCGGTATGACTCGATCTCGTACATCGGAACAAGGCCGACGTTTGGCGCGGGAGAACGGTTGCTCGAAGTTCACCTGTTTGACGAGGAGCCTGACCTGTACGGAGAACGAATCGTCGTCGAATTCGTCGGGCGGGTCAGAGGCGACGTCCGGTTTTCGGGGACGGAAGCGTTGAGCCGGCAAATCACACTCGATGTGGAGTCCGCAAGGGAGTTGTTGCGCAATATTCAGCCGACGCAGGCTGCACAGGCGACAGCGGCACAGGCGACAATGGAGAAACAATGA
- the hpt gene encoding hypoxanthine phosphoribosyltransferase, with the protein MERLFGKPIVTQEQMRTRIRELGRQISADYAGKDLVLIGVLKGAYAFYADLARAIRIPIRVDFLVVTTEKTKGGAPGKAKLISDLTETITGKDVLLVEDIVDSGLTAQRLLAALAKKKPRSLNICALLSKQDDRVVDVHVAYVGFTVPNQYVVGYGLDYQQKYRNLPYLAVLDEKDLAKKRK; encoded by the coding sequence ATGGAACGATTGTTTGGAAAGCCGATCGTGACACAGGAACAAATGAGGACCCGCATCCGTGAGTTGGGTCGACAGATCAGCGCGGATTACGCCGGCAAAGACCTTGTCTTGATCGGCGTCTTGAAAGGGGCGTATGCTTTCTACGCGGATTTGGCCAGGGCCATCCGCATTCCGATACGGGTCGACTTTCTTGTGGTGACCACGGAGAAGACAAAAGGTGGGGCGCCGGGGAAAGCCAAGTTGATTTCGGATTTGACCGAAACCATCACGGGAAAAGACGTTCTGCTGGTTGAAGATATCGTCGATTCGGGGCTGACGGCTCAGCGGTTGCTCGCAGCCCTTGCGAAGAAAAAGCCGCGCAGCCTGAACATCTGCGCACTTCTCAGTAAGCAGGACGACCGGGTTGTGGACGTTCATGTCGCATACGTCGGATTTACGGTTCCCAATCAATACGTCGTGGGCTATGGGCTCGACTATCAGCAAAAATACCGAAACCTCCCCTATCTGGCGGTCCTCGATGAGAAGGATCTTGCGAAGAAAAGGAAGTAG
- the hemB gene encoding porphobilinogen synthase: MAFPIQRLRRLRQQEGLRRMVRETALSAADLIAPFFVVEGRDRREPIASMPGQYRLSIDLLVEEAAEIKALGIPAIILFGIPAQKDEQGSAGLDPNGIVQRAVRAIKEKVPGLIVVTDVCIDEYTSHGHCGIVRDGKICNDETLDCLRIMARTHAEAGADMVAPSDMMDGRVAAIRDELDRAGFPDVPIMAYAAKFASCFYAPFRDAAFSSPQFGDRQSYQMDPGNRREALREIELDVEEGADIVMVKPALPYLDVIAAARSRTLLPIAAYQVSGEYSMIKAAAQAGWLDESRAILESLVAIKRAGADLILTYFAKDAVRLLS; the protein is encoded by the coding sequence ATGGCGTTTCCAATCCAACGGCTGCGCCGGCTCCGGCAACAGGAAGGCCTCCGGCGGATGGTGCGGGAGACGGCGTTGTCTGCCGCCGATTTGATCGCGCCGTTCTTCGTCGTCGAAGGTCGAGATCGTCGTGAGCCGATCGCCTCAATGCCGGGCCAATACAGACTTTCGATCGACCTGTTGGTCGAGGAGGCGGCCGAAATCAAGGCGCTCGGCATTCCGGCGATCATTTTATTCGGCATTCCCGCCCAGAAGGACGAGCAAGGCAGCGCGGGTCTCGATCCGAACGGCATCGTGCAACGGGCGGTCCGGGCGATTAAGGAAAAGGTTCCCGGCCTGATCGTCGTTACCGACGTGTGCATCGACGAGTACACCAGCCACGGACACTGCGGGATCGTCCGCGATGGAAAAATCTGCAACGATGAAACCCTCGATTGTCTACGGATCATGGCCCGTACCCACGCCGAAGCGGGGGCCGATATGGTGGCGCCTTCCGACATGATGGACGGGCGGGTGGCGGCCATCCGGGATGAACTCGACCGGGCGGGATTTCCCGACGTCCCGATCATGGCCTATGCGGCCAAGTTCGCCTCCTGTTTTTACGCGCCGTTTCGTGACGCGGCGTTTTCGAGCCCTCAATTCGGTGATCGGCAATCGTATCAAATGGATCCTGGCAACCGGCGCGAGGCGCTGCGCGAGATCGAACTGGACGTAGAGGAAGGGGCCGATATTGTCATGGTGAAGCCGGCCTTGCCCTATTTGGACGTCATCGCCGCCGCGAGAAGTCGCACGCTTCTGCCGATCGCCGCCTATCAGGTCAGCGGCGAATACAGTATGATCAAGGCCGCCGCCCAGGCCGGTTGGCTCGATGAATCGCGCGCGATTCTCGAATCGTTGGTGGCGATCAAGCGAGCTGGCGCCGATCTGATTTTGACCTATTTCGCCAAAGACGCCGTTCGGTTACTGTCTTAA
- a CDS encoding Fe(2+)-trafficking protein: protein MAEVACVTCGQTGEAITAPLFLGKLEAEVKAKVCQNCWKKWEGMRVMIINEYRVNLGDESGRELVRKQMKAFLKLGEPVDSSKVAENYRPLDQ, encoded by the coding sequence ATGGCGGAAGTAGCGTGCGTGACATGCGGGCAGACCGGAGAAGCCATCACTGCTCCCCTTTTTCTCGGAAAGCTCGAGGCCGAGGTTAAAGCCAAGGTTTGTCAAAATTGCTGGAAAAAGTGGGAAGGGATGCGGGTCATGATTATCAATGAATACCGCGTCAATCTTGGTGATGAAAGCGGTCGCGAGCTGGTCAGAAAACAGATGAAAGCCTTCTTGAAGCTGGGCGAGCCCGTGGACTCATCCAAGGTGGCGGAAAACTACCGACCTCTTGATCAATAA
- the hemA gene encoding glutamyl-tRNA reductase has product MHVIVVGLSHKTAPIEIREKLAVPESRLGEALGRLCSYEGVREGMLLSTCNRVEVYSVVEDVEVGHERIQEFLADTNLSLSSEQLTPHLYWYTGDRAIAHLFRVAASLDSMVVGESQILGQLKDAFEVALAHKTTGVIMNKIVKKAISVAKRVRTETKIAETAVSVSYAAVELAKKIFSNLDEKTVMLVGAGEMAKLAARHLIAQGVRQVRITTRTPQHAIDLADKFGGTPIPFDHFKDEMAAADIVLVSTGASHYLVGAEDVQRAVDKRGNSPMFLIDISVPRNIDPAVRHVDNAFLFDIDDLTHRVQQNREERLQEAEKAERMIVEEVAVAVEWMKSLEVTPTIIALRNRVDEIKRAEVERVLGRLSHLSPQDRELVEGLASSIVNKLIHRTMVTLKAEVNSSNGPAFVEAARRFFHLDRPSPSDLSEADRPRCLADRSRASEREESESVAHKQVR; this is encoded by the coding sequence ATGCACGTAATTGTCGTGGGATTAAGCCATAAGACGGCTCCGATTGAGATCAGGGAAAAGTTGGCCGTTCCGGAAAGCCGGTTGGGAGAAGCGCTGGGCCGGCTGTGCTCGTACGAGGGGGTCAGAGAGGGGATGCTGCTCTCGACCTGCAATCGTGTCGAGGTCTATTCGGTCGTCGAAGACGTGGAAGTCGGACACGAACGCATCCAAGAATTCCTGGCGGATACGAACCTGTCGTTGTCCTCGGAACAACTGACACCGCACCTGTACTGGTATACCGGTGATCGGGCGATCGCTCATTTGTTTCGGGTGGCGGCGAGCCTCGATTCAATGGTCGTCGGCGAGTCGCAGATTCTGGGGCAACTGAAAGACGCCTTCGAGGTCGCCTTGGCGCACAAGACCACGGGCGTCATCATGAACAAGATCGTCAAGAAGGCCATTTCGGTCGCGAAGCGGGTGAGGACGGAGACGAAGATCGCCGAAACGGCGGTTTCCGTGAGTTATGCGGCGGTCGAGCTGGCCAAGAAGATTTTTTCCAACCTTGACGAGAAGACCGTGATGCTCGTGGGAGCCGGAGAGATGGCGAAATTGGCGGCGCGGCATTTGATCGCCCAGGGGGTGCGGCAGGTGCGGATTACGACGAGAACGCCGCAGCACGCAATCGATTTGGCCGACAAGTTCGGCGGAACGCCCATTCCATTCGACCATTTCAAAGACGAAATGGCGGCGGCGGACATTGTGTTGGTTTCCACGGGGGCGTCGCATTATCTCGTCGGGGCGGAAGACGTGCAGCGGGCGGTCGATAAGCGGGGAAACAGCCCGATGTTTTTGATCGACATCTCGGTCCCACGCAACATTGATCCGGCCGTCCGGCACGTCGACAATGCGTTTTTGTTCGACATCGACGACTTGACGCATCGGGTCCAACAGAATCGGGAAGAGCGGCTTCAGGAAGCGGAAAAGGCGGAGCGGATGATCGTGGAAGAAGTGGCCGTTGCCGTCGAATGGATGAAATCATTGGAAGTGACTCCGACGATCATCGCGTTGCGCAATCGCGTGGATGAAATTAAACGGGCGGAAGTCGAACGAGTCCTTGGTCGATTATCCCATCTCTCGCCGCAAGACCGTGAATTGGTGGAGGGGCTGGCGTCCTCGATCGTGAACAAATTGATTCATCGAACCATGGTGACTTTGAAGGCGGAAGTGAATTCGTCGAATGGTCCGGCCTTTGTCGAAGCCGCTCGCCGGTTTTTTCATCTTGACCGGCCTTCCCCCTCCGATCTGTCCGAAGCGGATCGGCCGCGGTGTCTTGCCGACCGGTCTCGCGCTTCGGAGCGTGAAGAGTCCGAATCGGTCGCCCACAAGCAGGTTCGTTGA
- a CDS encoding cytochrome C assembly family protein — translation MASVCFMITMMLYLAATVSFLVYLLRRSDALSNISLGITAVGFLFHTVALAAKTAASSSSSHPSFFEALSFFSWMIILVFLLVEFRHRIHVLGSFMVPLALMSLVSAAALPETVPTLKPVFKTLWIHVALSMLGAVGFAVGFVAGVMYLIQERLLKSKRFNVLYSKLPALDFLDRLNQQSIVLGFPLLTLGIVTGAISAEFSRGSYMTWNPEQTGAVVTWLFYFVVLLGRLTVGWRAKRAAYLTVVGFACVILTLVGVVLKGHGDVS, via the coding sequence ATGGCCTCGGTCTGTTTCATGATTACCATGATGCTGTATCTCGCGGCTACGGTGTCGTTTCTCGTTTATTTGTTGAGACGTTCCGATGCCTTGTCAAACATTTCTCTGGGAATCACGGCCGTAGGATTTCTGTTTCATACCGTTGCGTTGGCTGCCAAAACGGCGGCCTCTTCTTCGTCGTCCCATCCCAGTTTCTTTGAAGCGCTGTCCTTCTTTTCCTGGATGATCATCCTTGTTTTTCTCCTGGTGGAGTTCCGGCATCGTATTCACGTGCTGGGCTCATTCATGGTTCCGCTGGCGCTGATGTCGTTGGTCTCGGCGGCCGCGTTGCCCGAGACCGTTCCCACCCTGAAACCCGTTTTTAAGACTTTGTGGATTCACGTGGCGTTGAGCATGTTGGGCGCCGTCGGGTTCGCGGTGGGATTCGTGGCGGGGGTGATGTATTTGATTCAAGAGCGCCTGCTGAAATCGAAACGGTTCAACGTCCTCTACAGCAAACTGCCCGCTCTCGATTTCCTTGACCGTTTGAATCAGCAATCCATTGTGTTGGGATTTCCGCTGCTGACGTTGGGGATCGTTACCGGAGCGATCTCCGCCGAATTCTCGCGAGGGTCGTATATGACGTGGAATCCCGAGCAGACGGGAGCGGTGGTTACCTGGCTGTTTTATTTCGTCGTGTTGTTGGGGCGTCTGACGGTCGGATGGCGGGCGAAACGGGCCGCGTATTTGACGGTGGTCGGATTCGCCTGCGTGATCCTGACGTTGGTCGGAGTCGTGCTCAAGGGCCATGGAGATGTGTCGTGA
- the hemC gene encoding hydroxymethylbilane synthase yields the protein MSVPPDRRSALVIGTRGSKLALRQSEWFRARVQAVAPDVGVTLRKIQTSGDKILDVPLAKIGGKGLFVKEIEEALLAGEIDLAVHSMKDVPAEMPAGLDIVCVPSREDARDALISRDGRRFKDLPPGAVIGTASLRRQAQLLSLRPDLRISMLRGNLDTRLRKLKEGDFDAIVLAAAGLHRLAWAGEITEYLDPIVSLPAIGQGALGIQGRGDDSFVRSILEPLNDPVTRTAVTAERAFLHRLEGGCQVPIAAHATVSDGQVRLDGLVASVDGKTIIRDQIQGTNENAFAIGIQLAERLLERGGDRILRDIYGTDR from the coding sequence ATGTCGGTGCCACCAGATCGTCGATCGGCGTTAGTCATCGGAACAAGAGGAAGCAAACTCGCGCTCCGACAGAGTGAATGGTTTCGAGCGCGTGTTCAAGCCGTCGCGCCGGACGTCGGCGTGACGTTGCGCAAGATTCAAACGTCCGGTGACAAAATCCTCGATGTGCCGTTGGCCAAGATCGGCGGAAAGGGACTCTTCGTCAAAGAAATCGAGGAAGCCTTGCTCGCCGGTGAAATTGATCTGGCCGTTCACAGCATGAAGGATGTGCCGGCTGAAATGCCGGCGGGGCTCGACATCGTCTGCGTGCCTTCCCGCGAAGACGCCCGCGACGCCTTGATCAGCCGAGACGGGCGAAGATTCAAAGACCTGCCGCCCGGCGCTGTGATCGGCACCGCGAGTCTGCGCCGGCAAGCGCAGCTCCTCAGCCTCAGACCAGACCTTCGGATCAGCATGTTACGGGGCAATCTCGATACCCGCCTTCGAAAGTTGAAAGAAGGAGATTTCGACGCCATTGTGCTGGCCGCCGCCGGGTTGCATCGATTAGCGTGGGCCGGGGAGATTACCGAGTATCTCGATCCGATTGTCAGCTTGCCGGCGATCGGCCAGGGAGCGTTGGGCATTCAAGGACGGGGCGATGACAGTTTTGTGCGTTCGATTTTGGAGCCGCTCAACGATCCGGTCACGCGAACGGCCGTGACCGCGGAACGCGCGTTCTTGCATCGGCTGGAGGGTGGCTGCCAAGTACCGATCGCCGCCCATGCGACGGTGTCCGATGGACAGGTCCGGTTGGATGGACTCGTGGCCAGCGTGGATGGGAAGACCATCATTCGGGATCAGATTCAAGGCACGAATGAGAACGCCTTCGCAATAGGTATTCAATTGGCCGAGCGATTGCTCGAGAGGGGCGGCGACCGAATCCTTCGAGACATTTATGGAACCGATCGATGA